The following proteins are encoded in a genomic region of Coffea eugenioides isolate CCC68of chromosome 6, Ceug_1.0, whole genome shotgun sequence:
- the LOC113772886 gene encoding uncharacterized protein LOC113772886, which yields MQWDAVMGGKHATGSRAQSSAQPSPQYVPPRVRRRRGDSSDIKGKGVASSSVIDPPHHFLSSDDEDSPIPRNPSKRPISSGAYSSEKDGSRGAKSRQSGSENYQEALSNFNRFSCIAANEKESREKYSIAAAKKAVESLGLEKRLHMFLLKELLDEEFRALFLSFSRDEQLTWIEMFIIPKMEGK from the coding sequence atgcaatgggatgCGGTTATGGGTGGCAAACACGCCACTGGCAGTCGAGCTCAGTCCTCGGCACAGCCCTCGCCACAATATGTGCCTCCTCGAGTAAGGAGACGTAGGGGGGACAGTAGTGACATCAAGGGGAAAGGGGTGGCTTCCAGCTCTGTTATTGACCCTCCACATCACTTCCTTTCATCAGACGATGAAGACAGCCCTATTCCAAGAAATCCTAGCAAGCGTCCAATTTCCAGTGGTGCTTATAGCTCTGAGAAGGATGGATCTAGAGGTGCGAAGTCTCGACAGTCGGGCTCTGAAAACTACCAAGAAGCGCTTAGCAATTTCAACAGATTTTCTTGTATTGCGGCAAATGAAAAAGAGTCCAGAGAGAAATATTCCATAGCTGCTGCCAAAAAAGCTGTCGAGAGCTTGGGTTTGGAGAAGCGGCTGCATATGTTCTTGTTGAAGGAGTTGCTGGATGAAGAGTTTAGAGCTCTGTTTCTTAGCTTCAGTAGGGATGAGCAGTTAACCTGGATTGAGATGTTCATCATCCCGAAGATGGAGGGGAAGTGA
- the LOC113774159 gene encoding uncharacterized protein LOC113774159, with product MDKSYPCMKDGSCKNHCPKNFCPHTTHGEDIYPYYRRRDDGKKVRIRRFTLDNRWVVPYNPYLLALFDCHMNVEICSTIKLAKYLYKYVFKGHDLVCFRIMADDSATDTDEIKEFQKGRYISPPEAFWRIYEFRLNEMTPSVYTLQVHLPNQQLVSFPKNSDLLQLLAKVDFSKTMLTEFFKMNATNAAAENLKCFYKDFPQHFIWSSKYKHWTERKRWKVIGRLVSVNPKEGERYYLRLLLNHIPGPISFDDLLTVHDKKMKSFREAALAFGLLQSNTYIEETLEEAAAFQMPCSLRLLFATHLVYCSPTDPVMLWRKFEFDFSRDYERYEQYHDYSPAQIRGLVLADINRSLQQMGTSIAAYQLPLDDLVSVDQVHLTKEIESERNIDILPEDLLMSFRLNPQQKYAYDIILQACFASQGHSFFIDGPGGTGKTFLYRSLLATLRSQGFIAIAVATSGIAASILPGGRTAHSRFKIPLDFSKSRTCQLSKQGGVARLLSQSKLILWDEASMAKWETIEAFDDLLRDIMESELPFGGKVVVFGGDFRQTLPVIEQATKEILLQSCFLNSPLWDKLHKLKLTENMRAILDPHFSDFLLRIGEGREPVDFDGEITLPRDLAIPYYDKEESLNRLLYSVFPDLTLYSQDPYSMINRCILTPKNSSVDELNDILIRRFPGELSTYICSDKTVDQRHQGDYEDFLNSQNPKGLPPHRLMLKENCPIILIRNLNPVEGLCNGTRLICRELGRHTISAEIVFGQHQGKKVLIPKIPLQTPDNQKNSIAFIRTQFPVRLCFALTINKSQGQTLDYVGIYLQEPVFSHGQLYVALSRVRTSAELKILIVPGTFDGIKTDCKTRNIVFSEVFQLSQQ from the exons ATGGATAAAAGTTATCCTTGTATGAAAGACGGTTCTTGCAAGAATCACTGTCCAAAAAATTTCTGCCCTCATACAACCCATGGTGAAGACATTTATCCATATTATAGGAGAAGGGATGATGGCAAGAAAGTGAGAATTCGCAGATTCACCCTTGATAATAGGTGGGTTGTGCCTTACAACCCCTATCTTCTTGCTTTGTTCGATTGTCACATGAACGTGGAGATTTGTTCTACCATTAAATTGGCCAAGTACTTGTATAAGTATGTGTTCAAAGGGCATGATCTGGTTTGCTTTAGGATTATGGCGGATGATAGTGCTACTGATACTGACGAGATTAAAGAGTTCCAAAAAGGTCGATACATTTCACCTCCGGAAGCGTTTTGGCGCATCTATGAGTTTCGTTTAAATGAGATGACCCCGTCTGTTTATACTCTCCAAGTCCACCTTCCGAATCAGCAGCTTGTTTCTTTTCCAAAGAACTCGGATTTGCTGCAATTGTTAGCTAAAGTTGATTTTTCTAAGACCATGCTGACTgagtttttcaaaatgaatGCAACCAACGCAGCTGCTGAAAACCTTAAATGCTTTTATAAAGATTTCCCTCAGCATTTCATCTGGTCTTCTAAATATAAACACTGGACAGAAAGAAAGCGTTGGAAGGTGATAGGTAGGCTCGTCAGTGTTAATCCAAAAGAGGGAGAAAGGTACTATCTAAGACTTCTCTTAAACCATATTCCAGGACCAATATCATTCGATGATCTCTTGACTGTTCATGATAAAAAGATGAAGTCATTTAGGGAGGCTGCTTTGGCATTTGGTTTGTTGCAATCTAATACATATATAGAAGAAACGCTTGAGGAAGCTGCTGCATTTCAAATGCCATGTTCGCTCAGATTGTTATTTGCTACTCATCTGGTCTATTGTTCTCCAACTGATCCCGTGATGTTAtggagaaaatttgaatttgacttTTCTAGAGACTATGAGCGGTATGAACAATATCATGACTATTCTCCCGCTCAAATTAGGGGCTTGGTTTTAGCTGATATTAACAGATCGCTTCAGCAGATGGGTACAAGCATTGCTGCCTATCAGTTGCCATTAGATGATCTTGTTAGTGTAGATCAGGTTCACCTaacaaaagaaatagaatctGAAAGAAACATAGACATTCTGCCAGAAGATCTATTGATGTCTTTCAGATTAAATCCCCAACAAAAGTATGCTTATGACATCATTCTACAAGCATGCTTTGCTTCCCAAGGACATTCTTTTTTTATTGATGGTCCTGGAGGTACCGGTAAAACCTTTTTATACCGGTCGCTGCTTGCTACTTTGAGATCGCAAGGCTTTATAGCCATTGCAGTAGCAACCTCTGGAATTGCTGCATCTATCCTACCTGGAGGAAGAACTGCACACTCAAGGTTCAAAATACCTCTTGATTTCTCGAAGAGCAGAACCTGCCAGCTTAGCAAGCAAGGCGGTGTTGCAAGGCTGCTCTCACAGTCAAAACTGATCTTATGGGATGAAGCTTCCATGGCAAAATGGGAAACTATTGAGGCATTTGATGATTTGCTTAGAGACATAATGGAATCTGAACTGCCTTTTGGGGGTAAAGTTGTTGTATTTGGTGGGGATTTTCGTCAAACACTGCCTGTTATTGAGCAAGCAACAAAGGAAATCCTTTTGCAGTCATGCTTTCTCAATTCTCCATTGTGGGATAAACTTCATAAACTGAAGTTGACAGAAAACATGCGAGCTATATTAGATCCTCACTTTTCTGACTTCTTGTTAAGAATTGGCGAAGGGCGTGAACCTGTGGATTTCGACGGTGAAATAACTTTGCCAAGAGATTTAGCCATTCCTTATTATGATAAAGAAGAGTCCTTAAACAG GTTACTATACTCTGTATTCCCAGATTTAACTCTCTATTCCCAGGATCCATATAGCATGATAAATAGATGTATTCTTACCCCTAAAAATAGCTCGGTTGATGAGCTGAATGATATCCTAATTAGAAGGTTTCCTGGAGAGCTTAGCACTTATATTTGTTCCGACAAAACTGTTGATCAGCGGCACCAAGGGGATTATGAAGATTTCCTTAATTCTCAGAACCCAAAAGGCCTACCTCCTCACAGGTTAATGTTAAAGGAAAATTGTCCAATTATACTGATAAGAAATCTAAATCCTGTTGAAGGTCTATGCAATGGCACAAGACTTATATGTAGAGAGCTTGGCCGGCATACTATCTCTGCTGAAATTGTCTTCGGCCAGCATCAAGGAAAGAAAGTTCTCATTCCAAAGATACCCTTGCAAACTCCTGACAACCAAAAGAActccattgcattcataagAACTCAATTTCCTGTTCGCCTCTGCTTTGCATTGACCATTAATAAATCTCAAGGACAAACTCTCGATTATGTTGGCATTTACTTGCAAGAGCCTGTCTTTTCTCATGGACAGTTATATGTAGCCTTGTCCAGAGTTAGAACTTCAGCTGAGCTAAAAATACTTATTGTACCAGGAACTTTTGATGGTATAAAAACGGATTGCAAAACTAGAAATATTGTGTTCAGTGAAGTTTTTCAATTGAGCCAGCAGTAG
- the LOC113775476 gene encoding replication protein A 70 kDa DNA-binding subunit B-like isoform X2: MSNLLPIGDIMPDMKNWSCIITVQEKQQVTDSMGTPTKKQNFVFYDSEGSKVEGIIFNADIPRMSPMLQVYKRYKISNADVRTIPLKFQTAELTKQWVITSKTVIDEVDGDEDIMPIQFAFTKFADLAEYMDDRSKSVDVLGVVISSLAMKTITKNSKQSSVQKFVLLNEESQTVLLSLWDDFLNNEGQVILNNMQSYPVIIGRRLKVNNYNGVSLSTWFDSALLVDPPIQEARQLKNWAMRNTKSIAEIIDAKSYIKYNPALSLKGDQKTTLICNVTPSQKTAWVKAKLSFEHIFQKYWYMSCAKCYRATTADYEIEFTCNSCKEKGAAMPRCRFDIDLSDDSGVIPASIFGDLAETILTFTGLEAMDHFNQDTVVLAQKCAFDSAKSLMKQRLLTPVTLTVQMLTPRRKQN; this comes from the exons ATGTCTAACCTCCTGCCAATTGGGGATATCATGCCTGATATGAAAAACTGGTCTTGTATCATCACAGTTCAGGAAAAGCAACAGGTCACAGATTCTATGGGAACACCAACCAAAaagcaaaattttgttttctatgATTCAGAG GGCTCTAAAGTTGAAGGGATAATCTTCAATGCTGATATTCCGAGAATGAGTCCTATGCTGCAGGTTTATAAGAGATATAAGATTTCAAATGCTGATGTCAGGACTATTCCGCTAAAGTTTCAAACTGCTGAATTAACCAAACAGTGGGTGATCACTTCAAAAACTGTCATTGATGAGGTCGATGGGGATGAAGACATTATGCCTATTcaatttgctttcactaagttTGCTGATTTAGCTGAATACATGGATGATAGAAGCAAGTCCGTCG ATGTCCTCGGAGTGGTGATCAGTTCATTAGCCATGAAGACAATCACTAAGAACTCCAAACAGTCAAGCGTCCAAAAATTTGTCCTCCTGAATGAAGA GTCTCAAACTGTCCTGCTATCTTTATGGGATGATTTTCTGAACAATGAAGGTCAAGTTATATTGAATAACATGCAAAGCTATCCTGTTATCATTGGTCGAAGGCTGAAAGTTAACAACTACAATG GCGTTTCTCTCTCTACTTGGTTCGATTCTGCATTGCTTGTTGATCCACCAATACAGGAAGCAAGACAGCTCAAAAATTG GGCAATGAGAAATACTAAGTCAATTGCAGAAATCATTGATGCAAAAAGTTACATTAAATACAATCCTGCACTTTCTTTAAAAGGGGACCAAAAAACTACTCTAATTTGCAATGTTACCCCATCACAAAAG ACTGCCTGGGTCAAGGCAAAGCTCTCCTTTGAACACATCTTCCAGAAATATTGGTACATGAGTTGTGCAAAGTGCTATCGAGCTACAACAGCAGACTACGAAATTGAATTTACTTGTAATTCATGCAAGGAGAAAGGCGCTGCTATGCCTAG ATGCCGCTTTGATATTGATTTGAGCGATGACAGTGGAGTTATACCTGCTTCTATCTTTGGAGATCTAGCAGAAACTATTCTCACCTTCACTGGTCTTGAAGCAATGGATCACTTTAATCAG GACACGGTGGTTCTAGCTCAAAAGTGCGCCTTCGACTCAGCCAAAAGTTTGATGAAACAGAGACTGTTGACACCAGTGACCTTGACAGTCCAGATGCTGACTCCAAGAAGAAAGCAAAATTAG
- the LOC113773104 gene encoding lysosomal amino acid transporter 1-like — protein sequence MGIWGSSPAAMCSVEERCAEWAAKYMEYCLCSTKDWVSFILGLISLMSWAVAEIPQIITNYKQKSAEGLSLAFLITWVVGFQNNTTWQCYIHLQH from the exons ATGGGAATCTGGGGAAGTTCTCCTGCGGCCATGTGTTCAGTGGAGGAGCGTTGCGCGGAATGGGCAGCCAAGTACATGGAATATTGCCTTTGCAGCACAAAGGATTGGGtttcattcatattgggattgatAAGTTTAATGAGTTGGGCTGTTGCTGAAATCCCTCAGATCATCACAAACTACAAGCAAAAATCTGCTGAAGGCCTATCTCTTGCTTTCCTCATCACATGGGTAGTAGG CTTCCAAAACAATACTACATGGCAATG TTATATACATTTACAACATTGA
- the LOC113775476 gene encoding replication protein A 70 kDa DNA-binding subunit B-like isoform X3, with the protein MSPMLQVYKRYKISNADVRTIPLKFQTAELTKQWVITSKTVIDEVDGDEDIMPIQFAFTKFADLAEYMDDRSKSVDVLGVVISSLAMKTITKNSKQSSVQKFVLLNEESQTVLLSLWDDFLNNEGQVILNNMQSYPVIIGRRLKVNNYNGVSLSTWFDSALLVDPPIQEARQLKNWAMRNTKSIAEIIDAKSYIKYNPALSLKGDQKTTLICNVTPSQKTAWVKAKLSFEHIFQKYWYMSCAKCYRATTADYEIEFTCNSCKEKGAAMPRCRFDIDLSDDSGVIPASIFGDLAETILTFTGLEAMDHFNQNLELPLEFVHAQLKTKTFLVHIKPVQTQLADARQRYTVLYCSELEP; encoded by the exons ATGAGTCCTATGCTGCAGGTTTATAAGAGATATAAGATTTCAAATGCTGATGTCAGGACTATTCCGCTAAAGTTTCAAACTGCTGAATTAACCAAACAGTGGGTGATCACTTCAAAAACTGTCATTGATGAGGTCGATGGGGATGAAGACATTATGCCTATTcaatttgctttcactaagttTGCTGATTTAGCTGAATACATGGATGATAGAAGCAAGTCCGTCG ATGTCCTCGGAGTGGTGATCAGTTCATTAGCCATGAAGACAATCACTAAGAACTCCAAACAGTCAAGCGTCCAAAAATTTGTCCTCCTGAATGAAGA GTCTCAAACTGTCCTGCTATCTTTATGGGATGATTTTCTGAACAATGAAGGTCAAGTTATATTGAATAACATGCAAAGCTATCCTGTTATCATTGGTCGAAGGCTGAAAGTTAACAACTACAATG GCGTTTCTCTCTCTACTTGGTTCGATTCTGCATTGCTTGTTGATCCACCAATACAGGAAGCAAGACAGCTCAAAAATTG GGCAATGAGAAATACTAAGTCAATTGCAGAAATCATTGATGCAAAAAGTTACATTAAATACAATCCTGCACTTTCTTTAAAAGGGGACCAAAAAACTACTCTAATTTGCAATGTTACCCCATCACAAAAG ACTGCCTGGGTCAAGGCAAAGCTCTCCTTTGAACACATCTTCCAGAAATATTGGTACATGAGTTGTGCAAAGTGCTATCGAGCTACAACAGCAGACTACGAAATTGAATTTACTTGTAATTCATGCAAGGAGAAAGGCGCTGCTATGCCTAG ATGCCGCTTTGATATTGATTTGAGCGATGACAGTGGAGTTATACCTGCTTCTATCTTTGGAGATCTAGCAGAAACTATTCTCACCTTCACTGGTCTTGAAGCAATGGATCACTTTAATCAG AATCTTGAGCTGCCCCTTGAGTTTGTTCATGCACAGCTTAAAACAAAGACGTTTCTGGTTCACATTAAACCAGTCCAAACACAACTCGCTGATGCTAGGCAGCGTTATACCGTTTTATATTGCTCTGAACTTGAACCATAA
- the LOC113775476 gene encoding replication protein A 70 kDa DNA-binding subunit B-like isoform X1: MSNLLPIGDIMPDMKNWSCIITVQEKQQVTDSMGTPTKKQNFVFYDSEGSKVEGIIFNADIPRMSPMLQVYKRYKISNADVRTIPLKFQTAELTKQWVITSKTVIDEVDGDEDIMPIQFAFTKFADLAEYMDDRSKSVDVLGVVISSLAMKTITKNSKQSSVQKFVLLNEESQTVLLSLWDDFLNNEGQVILNNMQSYPVIIGRRLKVNNYNGVSLSTWFDSALLVDPPIQEARQLKNWAMRNTKSIAEIIDAKSYIKYNPALSLKGDQKTTLICNVTPSQKTAWVKAKLSFEHIFQKYWYMSCAKCYRATTADYEIEFTCNSCKEKGAAMPRCRFDIDLSDDSGVIPASIFGDLAETILTFTGLEAMDHFNQNLELPLEFVHAQLKTKTFLVHIKPVQTQLADARQRYTVLYCSELEP; encoded by the exons ATGTCTAACCTCCTGCCAATTGGGGATATCATGCCTGATATGAAAAACTGGTCTTGTATCATCACAGTTCAGGAAAAGCAACAGGTCACAGATTCTATGGGAACACCAACCAAAaagcaaaattttgttttctatgATTCAGAG GGCTCTAAAGTTGAAGGGATAATCTTCAATGCTGATATTCCGAGAATGAGTCCTATGCTGCAGGTTTATAAGAGATATAAGATTTCAAATGCTGATGTCAGGACTATTCCGCTAAAGTTTCAAACTGCTGAATTAACCAAACAGTGGGTGATCACTTCAAAAACTGTCATTGATGAGGTCGATGGGGATGAAGACATTATGCCTATTcaatttgctttcactaagttTGCTGATTTAGCTGAATACATGGATGATAGAAGCAAGTCCGTCG ATGTCCTCGGAGTGGTGATCAGTTCATTAGCCATGAAGACAATCACTAAGAACTCCAAACAGTCAAGCGTCCAAAAATTTGTCCTCCTGAATGAAGA GTCTCAAACTGTCCTGCTATCTTTATGGGATGATTTTCTGAACAATGAAGGTCAAGTTATATTGAATAACATGCAAAGCTATCCTGTTATCATTGGTCGAAGGCTGAAAGTTAACAACTACAATG GCGTTTCTCTCTCTACTTGGTTCGATTCTGCATTGCTTGTTGATCCACCAATACAGGAAGCAAGACAGCTCAAAAATTG GGCAATGAGAAATACTAAGTCAATTGCAGAAATCATTGATGCAAAAAGTTACATTAAATACAATCCTGCACTTTCTTTAAAAGGGGACCAAAAAACTACTCTAATTTGCAATGTTACCCCATCACAAAAG ACTGCCTGGGTCAAGGCAAAGCTCTCCTTTGAACACATCTTCCAGAAATATTGGTACATGAGTTGTGCAAAGTGCTATCGAGCTACAACAGCAGACTACGAAATTGAATTTACTTGTAATTCATGCAAGGAGAAAGGCGCTGCTATGCCTAG ATGCCGCTTTGATATTGATTTGAGCGATGACAGTGGAGTTATACCTGCTTCTATCTTTGGAGATCTAGCAGAAACTATTCTCACCTTCACTGGTCTTGAAGCAATGGATCACTTTAATCAG AATCTTGAGCTGCCCCTTGAGTTTGTTCATGCACAGCTTAAAACAAAGACGTTTCTGGTTCACATTAAACCAGTCCAAACACAACTCGCTGATGCTAGGCAGCGTTATACCGTTTTATATTGCTCTGAACTTGAACCATAA